TTCAAGACTATCCATAATTGTCTCTAATACTTCTAGACTCGGGGTCCCGGTAGCAAGTTGTTTAAGAATAGTCGTCTGAGCATCTTGCCAGCTCTCAATGTAGGCCTGTTGGGTCACATCTCGACTCACCATTAGCATTTGAGTGGGTTGGGCCAAAGAGAAAGACATTTCAGCAATAAAGGCTTCTCCTCCTTGGCGTTGGGCATATGTTTCACCTTGCCAGCCCTGATTGGGCAATAATTTGGGAAGAATATCTGTTTCTATTCGCCGGGCTTCTTCTTGGGAATAGAAGACTTGCCAAGGTTTCCCTAACAATAGCTCTGGGGTTGAATAGCCAAATAGGTTCAAATGCTGGGGATTAACGTAGGTAATACATCCGGCTTCGCATAGTGCGATCGCATCCGGTGCACCATCAAAAATAGAATATGGATGCGCATCTAAGCTGTTTCCGACCAAAGCTGAATGAGCTGGATCTGAGAGGGCAACTTGTTGTTCTAATTGATGGCAATACTCGACTAGCTCCTGGTGCAAAGAGTCCGATTCAACCAAAACCTGAGTTAAAGTGCTGAGGAGTTGTTGATTGCCCTTTAGATTCATCATCCTTCCCCTGGCAGAGCTACTCACTCCAGCATACCCTTATGATTTGAGATGCCCTCACGTCTAGAAATTTTGCTTCTCAGGCAGAATAACTTGCAAAAAGAGAATATTGAAGCTGAACCCATAAAATTATTACTAATTTAGGGTCATTGTACTGAGGTCCCCACCAGCGGCTCAATTAACTGAATGATGATATCAAACCGAAAATTTTCTGAAAGGGACAGCAATTGTTTGCGAATTACCTCATGTTCTGTCGGTAATTCGGCTAATAGATTGGCGGTGCGGTTAGGGTCAAGGCTCAAAGCCGCATCATAAAGATACTGAAGTTGGTCACTCTCAATGAACTCTAGCTGTTCTGAAGTCAGGGGAGACAACGTTTCAGGCTGTGGAGGACCCTCACCATCGTAGAGATATTCAACCCCTAAATGTAGGGCCAGTTTCTCAAAGATCTCGGATTCTTGAAACGGTTTACGGACAAAGTCATCAAAGCCTAAGGCCAACGCTTTTTCTTTATCTTCTTCAAAGGCAAAGGCTGTGAGTGCAACAATCACTGGAGTGGGTGCGGAATGATTTGCTTTAATCTGCTCCGTCGTCTCATAGCCATCCTGCCCTTCCATACGAATATCCATCCAAATTAGATGAGGATGCCAATCTAGCCACTTCGAAACAGCGGCCTCTCCACTATAGACAGCCTGAACTTCAAATCCCACCATACTCAGCAGCTTAGTCAGGAAACTACAGTTATCAGGCTGATCATCCACAATTAAAATTCGATAGACTGGCTGATTAGGAGCCAGACCGGTTACCTTCGCTTTTTCGACTAGGGATTTCTTTCCACAAGCCTGAGCCCGCTCCACGGGCACCGAAAATTTAAAGCAACTGCCAGCACCTAGGGAACTGGAAACAGACAAATTCCCCCCCATCAAAGATACAAATTGATGGCTGATTGCCAACCCCAAGCCTGTCCCTTCATCCACGACGCTTCGGGCCTGTTCTCCTTGTATAAAAGGGTGAAAAATATGCTCTAACTCGCTCACTGAGATGCCAGGGCCAGAATCTCGAACTTCAAAATTTAGCCAGTAGTGAGGGGTGAGAGGAAGATAAGGTTCCTCATTTAGCTTTGACTCAACAGTGGTTTGATGAATTCGAAAGGTGATATGCCCCTGCTCAGTAAACTTAATGGCATTGCTCAACAGATTCATTAGAACTTGGCGAAGCTTACCTTCATCTGTGCGTACATAATGGGGCAAGTCTGATCCCCATTCCAACTGATAATCCAGGCCTTTATGTTGAGCTTTGGTCGTCCAAATATCTTTTAGCGTTTTCAGTAATTCATGAAAATTAAATGTATCAATGTTTAGAACCACCTGTCCTGAGTCAATGCGGGATAAATCCAAAACGTCATTAATCAGTGCCAACAAGTGTTTGCCACAGCGATTAATGGTTTCTAATTCTTTGGTAAAGGACTGGAGCTGAGGTTCTCGGGCTAGCAATTGGGTATAGCCCAACACTGCATTCAGAGGGGTCCGCAACTCGTGGCTCATATTCCCCAAGAAAACGCTTTTGGCCTGATTTGCTTTGACCGCCTGCTGCTTAGCAATCGTTAAAGCCTGGTTTTGAGCAATCAGTTCTTGCTGTTGTCGTTCAATTTGTTGGTTCGCGACGATTTGTTGACTGTAGAGGGTGTCCAACTCTTTGTTTGTTGCATCTAAAGTCACTAAATCTCGATAGGAGCGCAAGGTTGTAATTACGGTTGTGAGTAACCGCTGTCGCGTGAGATCGATTTTTAAACGGTAGTCATTGATATCGTAATCCCTGATCACATCTAGTTCAGGCGCTTCACCGGGTTGCCCCGTCCTCAAAATAATTCGGATAATCTGATTATTTAAAGTCTTGCGAACATACTTCACCAGCTCTAGACCTGCTTGACTGGTTTCCATCACAACATCCAGGAGTAGCAAAGCAATATCAGGATGGTCGTGCA
The genomic region above belongs to Acaryochloris sp. CCMEE 5410 and contains:
- a CDS encoding response regulator gives rise to the protein MPDAPIFVIEDDPSECIEQANASILPAWKVLIVDDDPEVHEATILACGSFEFEHRPLNLLSAYSGAEAKTVLHDHPDIALLLLDVVMETSQAGLELVKYVRKTLNNQIIRIILRTGQPGEAPELDVIRDYDINDYRLKIDLTRQRLLTTVITTLRSYRDLVTLDATNKELDTLYSQQIVANQQIERQQQELIAQNQALTIAKQQAVKANQAKSVFLGNMSHELRTPLNAVLGYTQLLAREPQLQSFTKELETINRCGKHLLALINDVLDLSRIDSGQVVLNIDTFNFHELLKTLKDIWTTKAQHKGLDYQLEWGSDLPHYVRTDEGKLRQVLMNLLSNAIKFTEQGHITFRIHQTTVESKLNEEPYLPLTPHYWLNFEVRDSGPGISVSELEHIFHPFIQGEQARSVVDEGTGLGLAISHQFVSLMGGNLSVSSSLGAGSCFKFSVPVERAQACGKKSLVEKAKVTGLAPNQPVYRILIVDDQPDNCSFLTKLLSMVGFEVQAVYSGEAAVSKWLDWHPHLIWMDIRMEGQDGYETTEQIKANHSAPTPVIVALTAFAFEEDKEKALALGFDDFVRKPFQESEIFEKLALHLGVEYLYDGEGPPQPETLSPLTSEQLEFIESDQLQYLYDAALSLDPNRTANLLAELPTEHEVIRKQLLSLSENFRFDIIIQLIEPLVGTSVQ